The genomic segment ttttcaattgacgATATAGTCAATTCATGTAATTTTTCATGAGACATTAACTGAATCACGAGTCTTATATTCTGTGTTACGATCATTTCATcgatttagttttttttttcagttcaaGTGATTGTTACAAAAAacctttcaaaattattttataagcaATGAAAACATTTAAAAATAGAAGTAAGACCTCAGGCCAATAAGAGTATCATCTTCTACATATAAATATTTTCGTATCACTCTAACaataaaaatagattaaaacCGTCAGTGACTATTATGCCTTAAAAAATATAAGGGCTTAATAATTCTTTTCTATTCTAATTGTTTAATAGTCTACTTAGCTTGAGCTTGAAAAATATCTAAAAAGGCACTCAAAGAGTTATAGAAGATCTTACAAAGTCAAAATTATAAACTAGATTGATTTAAGTTGAAGTGAATTAAATCATATTACAAAGTAGGaagtaattataaatttaattgactACAACTTCTAACTGTAATTAGATCAATCATATTTCTAAAAAGTAGCATAaactttgaatatatatatatatatgtaataattgATAAATAATTGAAAGTAAAATGATCCAGAAAATTATTTATcactaataataaatatataattttcttaaaccatatatataatacaaattaTTTTGGGGCACTAATATATTTGGAGCCTAAAGCCACTGCTTTGGTGGCTTTAGGCTTCAGCCGGCCGTGGGTACAAAACAAAGTCGTGTAATTAACTTTGGTGCAAAAAAATCATAGTTATGTGACCATTTGTGAAATTTACCTAAGGGATGTAGTAACATTATGAAGGATTTGTCTTACCAAATAGAAAGCGAGTCCAAAGCCAATTCTGGATTTCCAAGCAGGCCAGCAAGTAGAACAAGAATCTGGAAATACCATGTCTCCAAGCATAGCATCACAGCTGATAAATTGAAGAACCTGGGCAAACCCGAAAATGCCTTCCAACTGAAcccattccatgttttcttacACTTTTCACTGTTCACAATATACACAAATTGGCCTATCACTATGATCCACCACGACAAACTCAATACAAGAGATGCCCCTAGTAACCCCAGCCCAATTTTGTAAATTACCACCCAACTTATCACTAGATGCAACATTAACGTCGCACCAGAAATGTAGGGACTTGGCGCCACAATGCTCTGCGCTTGAAGGAATTTCTGGATAGGGAAATTCACAGCATACGCGAAAATTTGTGGTATTAGGCCGTATACAAATAAGGTGGCTGCTGATGCAATTTCTTGTGATTCCCCTAGGAATATTAAAATTGGCTTGCAGAAAACATAGATTAATGTGAGTAACACCCCTGTTAAAGTTAGGAGAATCGTTGATCTTTGAAGATAAACcccttttttaaattatttttacattataATCCTGCATAATTGGTATAGGCATTTGTACAAAACATATAGAGTCTCTAACTAGTAAGTATCACTAAATCTCAGTCACATGTATACTCCACTTCAATAAGAAACTATTTGAGCAAAGATTATCCatttgtttgagtttgagaACTATCATGTTGAGCAAAAATTCTTTTGATGGCTTCTTCCTTCTCATCAATAAAGTCAAAGAAACTGTAGATCACCTGTGAACATCTGGTGTTTGAGGGAGAAGAAAGGCCTGCAAGCTTCTGCTTCCTTTTGTATCGTATATATTGGCGAATAATTCTAAATAAAAAGACTAACAGAGCAAGGACAGTGACACCACCAGATAAAAGATAGAGTGCCCAAAAGCTGCTCAAGTGGAGCTGGTTAGGCTCCGAGTCTTTTCTCCTCTCTGTTGGACATCCTAATCGGCAAAACCATTTGTCGTGTATCTCCTGAAGTTTCCCACTCTCGGCCAGTTTGAGGATTGCTGTTGATATGTCTGCAGCCAGAGGAGAATCCTTTTTGAAAGCCTGCATTTCGAATGAGGGTAAAAGACATTCAGTTAAAAGTATAAATTGAACATAACCATGCAAAGAGAAGTGATTCGCGTTTTCATCCATAATTTAAGACACTCTTGCCAAATTTCTTGTTATTCCATGATCAAGTTGCTAAGCTAAGGGGCCTCTAAATTGAATTACTTTCTCAGCCCTTCTGCTACTAGTGTATAGTCACAGTGGCGTAGCTATATATACTGAAAGGTGGTCAGTTGGACATCTTTCATTGGAAAATTATGCACCAATCACTTTTTGCCGGAAAATTATATTGGGTATATAGAAAATAATACTGTGTATATAGGTCAAGAATTActtcatatagatatatattaaaTCTTAAACACCCTTATTCCGGGCTTCGCCACTAAATAGTCAGGTCTAAGTCCAAGGTTGTCAATATGAGACGATTTCACACTTTTGTACCCATTCAAGTTATGCAATAATCTATGAGGTATCTAAATCAGAGGAAAGTTTAACTAAATAAATGGTGCATATGAATAGACCACTTACAAAACCCCATCCGCTCTTAGTAAATGGTTGACCAATGATCCCAAAATCAGTACGATTTTGAAGGAACAACTCCATGTATGGAAGTTCATCAACAATTGCCATCACTCCTCCATTTCCTGAGCCTCGTCGCAGAGCAATTTCAAATTCTTCCGGGGAGCGTAGAGATATTAGTCTTGATGGAGCTATGTTGAGAATGTCTTTCAAATAGCTATAAGCAAATGACCCAACTTGATGTCCAATAAAAGATTTGCTTGTTATCAAACTTTCAATCCCTGTGATCGGTGATGAAAGTTGCTGTACTGTAAGGATGGATGTCAAACTTGCTGTATAGCTTGATGTGATCACCAGGAGTAAGAATAGCCAAACCACCATTACCATTCGACCAAGAGTGCTTACGGTATTTTCTTCTGGAAATTTACAAAATAAAGTTACTTGCCTGTTAGAAAGATGGCTAATCATACGACAAAACATAATTTGAGCTTGATTCTTTTCATATACTAAGATCAAGCGATAAGAAGTAGAATTGAATAAACAAATACTGCTTACGGTTTGTTTTGAAAAGTGTCGAGAAGCTGAACCTGCATAATATTTGTAAAGAATTAATAAGACTTCGTTGAAATGGTGTGTGCAGTCTTATTAGTATAAACTAGATACAAGTAATACTTAACATAGGGACTCACAGGAACATTGTTATTATCTGTCTCTTTGGAGGACCACGAAAGTCATCATTGACGCGATGCTCGAGTATCCAAATGACCACCGCTATTATAAGAAATGAAAGAGCTGTAACACCCCACATTTCCAGTGTAAAAGGCTTGAGGAAAACCCAAGCACTTGATTCTGAATTATCAACCGGAGCTACTATGACAAGGCCTGTAGATACATAAGGCTGAGTGAAATCAACCATCCTTGTCCTATTTGTGACAATAGCAATGTCTCCAACGGCTGCATCAAAAACCTACAAACAATCTTCAAAAGAATGAGCTACATTTTCCATGCCGCTATAAAAGAGATAGGTGGCGGCGTGGGAAATTTATTCTTGTTATTTACATTGTGCAAAGTATTTTGTATAGGAATGATTACGGTTTTGGACCgctcaaaagaataatagcTAGAAAATGTATAAGTTTTTATATATTAAGCATAAATAtacgtataatatacatattgtataaacaaatatacatataatatacataagtatacatataatatacataatcagtgtataggTTTTATATGTTTTGGCTAGCGCCCATTAATCTCGGCCGAccggccaaaaatgaaaaaaatcctttttttaatatggaaGGGAAAAATTAGTAAGAAACAAGAGGCAAGCTTTAGATGACATTTGTTACTCCTACAGAGAGATGAGCATAATATACTCACATCAGTTGCAACCATATCCACAAGCTGATCATAATTTGGATTGGCAAGACCAGTACCAAATGGCTCAAATCTGAAAGGAACATCATAAGGCACAAGCTTTCGCGCTTCATTAAAGAGATCTATGCAATAACCTTGTGGATTGCGGCTGCTGACATTCAATGTCACAA from the Lycium ferocissimum isolate CSIRO_LF1 chromosome 11, AGI_CSIRO_Lferr_CH_V1, whole genome shotgun sequence genome contains:
- the LOC132036981 gene encoding glutamate receptor 3.7-like isoform X2, which gives rise to MISFISNGLQVPLISYAATDPTLSSLQFPFFLRTTQSDLYQMEAVADIVCFYEWKEVVAIFLDDDYGRNGIAALNDALAKKMAKISYKLPLRINYEFSDIIYVLNQSRSLGPRVFVVHINPDSQLRFFDAVQKLKMTGSNYVWLMTDWFSTTLDSFSPKNRSYLSTLEGVVSLRPYIPQTTQKRGFLSRWRKLYRSELTAYGLYAYDTVWVVARSINHLLQQGGNISFSLSYMLNGTTSDQLKLGKLREFDGGELLMNILSKTNFTGLTGKIHFSPDRNLIGNGYEVINIAQQEIRTVGYWSNFSGLSILPPKALQNEETAVNRLNQNLGVVTWPGGKSETPRGWVIANDGKPLRIGYPRRASFPDFVTLNVSSRNPQGYCIDLFNEARKLVPYDVPFRFEPFGTGLANPNYDQLVDMVATDVFDAAVGDIAIVTNRTRMVDFTQPYVSTGLVIVAPVDNSESSAWVFLKPFTLEMWGVTALSFLIIAVVIWILEHRVNDDFRGPPKRQIITMFLFSFSTLFKTNQENTVSTLGRMVMVVWLFLLLVITSSYTASLTSILTVQQLSSPITGIESLITSKSFIGHQVGSFAYSYLKDILNIAPSRLISLRSPEEFEIALRRGSGNGGVMAIVDELPYMELFLQNRTDFGIIGQPFTKSGWGFAFKKDSPLAADISTAILKLAESGKLQEIHDKWFCRLGCPTERRKDSEPNQLHLSSFWALYLLSGGVTVLALLVFLFRIIRQYIRYKRKQKLAGLSSPSNTRCSQVIYSFFDFIDEKEEAIKRIFAQHDSSQTQTNG